One region of Streptococcus parasanguinis genomic DNA includes:
- a CDS encoding DUF443 family protein: MLKKANIEHLAKKNFRYRILNVDNEHYLVDVDRPFIISYFFPWFLYFTSHWAIRLTEDEFNTLTTSRNDKQKNGLTHNKEITASGAAFVALLLSRAFPIEDYLYFNSHLLNIGLTLFVFGIVMGIRVWMSRRKIVSKLENNDHPIKVYCVPTTLKFVFLSLLMPTIFLIIVGVVCYAVITNFAPNFVVHLGLFVFALNYLLSGNTFYFSAESTFKAKMK, translated from the coding sequence ATGCTTAAAAAAGCAAACATAGAACATTTAGCAAAAAAAAATTTTCGCTATCGCATTCTAAATGTAGATAATGAGCATTATTTAGTAGACGTGGATCGTCCTTTTATAATCTCATACTTTTTCCCGTGGTTTTTGTATTTTACATCCCATTGGGCTATTCGGTTAACTGAGGATGAATTTAACACATTAACAACATCTAGAAACGACAAGCAAAAGAATGGTTTAACACATAACAAAGAAATTACAGCTTCTGGAGCTGCGTTTGTGGCATTGCTTTTATCGAGAGCGTTTCCGATTGAAGATTATCTGTACTTCAACTCTCATTTACTCAATATTGGATTGACGTTATTCGTTTTTGGTATTGTGATGGGAATTCGCGTGTGGATGAGCAGAAGAAAAATTGTGTCCAAGCTAGAAAATAATGATCATCCGATCAAAGTATATTGTGTCCCAACAACATTAAAATTTGTTTTTTTATCACTTCTAATGCCAACGATTTTTCTTATCATTGTTGGTGTGGTTTGTTACGCGGTAATAACTAATTTTGCGCCGAACTTTGTGGTTCATTTAGGTTTATTTGTTTTTGCACTCAATTATTTATTGTCTGGAAATACATTCTATTTTTCAGCTGAGTCAACTTTCAAAGCTAAAATGAAATAA